The Mangifera indica cultivar Alphonso unplaced genomic scaffold, CATAS_Mindica_2.1 Un_0020, whole genome shotgun sequence genome contains the following window.
GTCGGCGTGGTCTCATAGGATCAGTAAAAGGGCTAAGTAGTGCTCGTCCCTTCTTGATAATTCTTCCCCGTAATGTCCTTCGTGTATTCGACCGAGGTTGAAGTGGTGTTTCAGTTGGTCTACACTCAGTGGCTATTTCACAATAATCAGGTGGACAAACATCATCATCCTGGGCTACCTCAAAAATGACCTCAGCTGACTCATCCTGTGTTATCACAAAAGATTATAATTATCATcgtttcattttaaatataaaacaaatcattttGCCATTTATACTAACCTCATCTCCGGTGGTGGCAAAAAACATACGTTGCATATCAGAAACTTTTGTTTCAATTGATGTTTGTCGCTCTTCAAAATGTCTAAAACGTTCTTCCACTGTTTCCATGAATCCATGTAGCATTTCTTCAATACGAACAAAATCAGTAGAAGATGTGGATGCAGCATGTGTAACACCAGGGGATCTTCTTGTAGTCTGCCGAGGAGACATTGATGTTTGGTGTGTGGATTGATGCTCCGACCTAGTAACTGGTGGTGGAGTCCAATCAGACCTTACTAGACTATGTACAGGTATGCTTTGACGTGTAGGGTGAGGAGATTGGATTGCATCACTAGATTGAATAGGCATACGATCATCATCAGATTCTTCTATGTATCCCATATAATCCATAACTTCTTTAAACCAATCAGATTGCTTTTCCTCAACAGATGGAATCAAGACAGGAGTGACAACatcctaataaatattttaataaatgtatcaattttttatatataacaaattaacttattttttaatatcaaaaatatattaatatacctGAGAAGTTTCAAATAGACAGTTAACAAGATCCCACCCTGATCGCTCAAGTGTCTTCCATCTCAACATACGAGGAATTCTATCTGTAGATTTGCAAACTACGAAACCCCCCAAGTTACTGagagtttcatatatccataGTTGCATCCCGTAACaagatcaaatttataaaataaataacttaaacatcaaaagagtaaaaataatataaatcatatttaaaacgtTGGATACCTGAAATGCAACTGTAAATCCCATTAATGCATAACATTGCACTGGAATATCTGGATCGTATGCCCGATGGTTATTCATAACTTCTTCATATCGTTTCTCTACTGCTCGGCTCATTGATTCTGCAGTCAACTTCCAAACCATAGTCCCCCACGGAAATCTATTGAAACTATCCCAATCATCTACTAACTGTAATATATCTTCTGATACTACTTTTCGATTATCTGCTCCTAATAATCCATAATGTATCAGATATAATACAGCCATCTTCACAGCATCTTCATCATTGTTTCCCCACACCTTAGACATGAAACTTTTACCTAGATCCCTATAAGTCACTgatttatcactttgaaagtatttgttttttaaattcaatgaatCTGTAGTTATGTAATCAATCATATCTGATTCTTTACTAAACCTTAACCCAGTAATTATAGCAAACTCAATCGGACTAAATCTACAATCAATCCCATTTAATCGAAACCAAAATACTTCTCCCAACTCATCCTTATTCACTTGTCGAAATAATACACTATGTAATAAAGTTGAACTATATCCATGCACTTCAAGATCCAAAAAATGCCCAAAACATGTttgtctaaataatattttctgctGTGAATTTAATTTTGCTCTTATATGTTGAACCGTATCCCTGTGACTTCGAATATTAATAGTAACTCTAAAATCATGCGCATTATGAAATCGTCTCTCGCCAACTTGATTATTAATCgaaaatttctgaaaaaaaacactttaaaaatgaaatgataaagAGTTTGATtcagtaaattttaaatttaaacaggTGATATCGCAGTCCAAAACGTGGTGGTTGCGATtttgcgcggtttgcgcggTGCCGTCGTTTACGGCTGAACTTTGCGTCGCTTTCGTCTTTCGACGGCTTCACTTCCAGCCATCTATTACCATTCCAAAcgcaaatatatataattcggCAGATTTAGGGTTTTACTGTACAAACCCTAGCCACCATCGCAACCACCGTCGCAACCATTATAACTACCATTATATCCACCGTAAACCTCCGTAAATCGACGCACATTCTCATAATccattcaattaaaataacatcccAACATTATCATCCCAATATTAAGCAATACCCACAATAAACCGATCAATGGAGATTACttcaaccaaataaataaaataaataatataaattgtatCTAACCTGTGAAGCCATTGTTGATATATATTACCACTTCGACAGATTTTGGctgtttttactatttttccAATATTCGCCGGTGATTTTTGCTCTGTATTTTCAAATTGCTGATTTCGGCCTCCCCTTTTCCGTTTTCGGCAAAGTAACTTTCAGAATATTACATTTTGGATTTTACTAGGGTTTTTAACGTAAGGGTAAaacaggtaaaaaaatattggtttgcttattttggtaaaacagtTGTTCactggcctaaaaacgtataaacggaaaattttttgcctattttaattaattacccttaaaaatatatatttataatattatttttttatttttagtaataaaaatttatctgaaATCAGATATACCCAAATGTTTTAATCTTCACAAGGCAATGGTGAAAAGGCAGCTTTGGTCAAGCCTAGTTCACTTAAATTTCAATTCGATATTACCAGTCCAAGCCCAGCTAATAGATAAGCAATGGGCCAACCACTTTGTCCACTGAAATTTGTAACGTTCCAATTAAAGAGTGAGCCGCAGAGCCGATAAATTTCATGCTTTTCAGCTATTTGCTTGCCTTCAAGTCACGAGCTTTAGTAATATTACGAGCCTACGGGTTAGGCTTTTAGTAGAATATTTTTTTAGGTAATTTAGAAGTGTCTAACTCAGGATAATAAGCCTCTAAAATCACAGTGAGTTAAATCAATTAGTGACAATATTGAACATAATAAGGAGCATGTGCCGAATAGTTAAGAATTATTCATTATACGAAAATTAACTTAATGTCTCTCTAATGATAGGGCAATATCAATCATGATAAGGGTTAGAGTTAGACTCAAATTAAGTTGACTCAGTTTCAAAAGTCGGTTCGACTTAGTCTTAGAAGTCGACTTGATTGAATttagctcaattcaaatttatttagtttaatttgaggTAAGTTTGAATTAGAAGAGTcaacttgttttttaaatcaaaccgaataattttttattcaaatagaatttgaaccattcttttttttggtttaacaaactcgaattaaactcaaactgaaccttctttattttaattaaacttgaaCCAAGAGTGTTCAAGATTGACTCTGGTTATATCCACCCTTAAAAAAAGTGTGCATTAACTTATCAAAGCACCCATGCTTAGCATAGCAAATATCTCAATTGATCACATATCATTCATTTGTGTAAAAAAGTGAATAATTTCATAAGCACTACTTGTACGTTAGAAATAGGCAGTTGTTATATAATCAGATTTCTGTTTAGTCAAACTCACATAAATGACATTAAAGAGTGTTGTCAATTTGTATTTaccgagtttgaatattaatcaaGTTCCAGATTATTAATCGCCCAAAAATCGCATAAGAACAGTATAAAATCACAATGCACAAAGAATCAACACAACAATATACTTGATTCGGGTTCAAAGATTAGAACCCCACATCTAAGGCAGATGAATCCTCTAGCAAAATCCACTATAAATTGAAAGAGTACACTTACAGAACCTGACTCGCTTCAACTCAACCAAACAGACCACAATCACACTCAAAACTGAGAACCACAACAAGCACAACGTTGACTTGATGACGAGAAGGCCAAATCGGTAGAGAAACAAGTGGATTTCTCTTAAGATTGAAAACCCTAACACAGAGAATAAAAGAGCTAGAGAGAACTCAAAACCTCAACGCCTTATGTGTTTTTCCTTTCCATTTAAAGAGGCAAACGCAtgccttttctctttttctcttaaaaaactAATGAATTGTTTATACCTACTAATAATAACCTGGCCATGTAAAGATTAAACTGCCCTTAGTTAATAACTACAGACCAAACTTTGCCTAAGCTTATTCTTCTAATTACATGACTGCTATTCCAGTTTCTTAGGTCACAACTTTACAAAACTCTATCTTGactaaaaaactaaaacaactaagGACTCCTTTGCAGACATCACAACACACTTAAACTGGACAAATTTTGAGTAAGCCTAAAGCATCTCTAAACTTACTCAATAGCATAGGCTTAGTTAAGATGTCAACTGGATTGACATCAGTTAAGATTTTCTTCACACTAACTTGACCAATAACTAACACATCTCTGTTAAAATGCTATCTTACATCAATATGTTTAGTCATCTtatgaaatacaaaatttttggaTAAATAAATAGCACTTTGTGAATCATTGAAGATCTTTATAACACTAACATTTAGTCCCAACTTAGAAATAATTCCCTTCAGCCACAATACTTCCTTTACAACTTCAGTCAATGTTATATATTCAGCCTCAATTGCCAAAAGTGTCACAATGTGTTGCAAATTACACTTACAGCTCATAACATTTCTACCAAAGGTGAAAACATAACAAGTGAGGGATCTTTTTTTATCAAGATCAGTTgcaaaatttgaatcataaaatcCTTTCACATAAAACATATTAGTAGCATCAACAGTATAAGACAAGCCATAATCAGATATACCCTTTAAATATCTCAATAACCATTTGTTGCATTCCAATATTCTTTACACGGATTACTCATAAACCTACTAACAATAGTAATTGCATATGTTATATTTGGCACCTATCATTACATACATTAGACTCCTTACCATATTAGAATATGGTATATTCTACCTGAAATCAGATTCATCAGAAGATAATAATCCaacagattttaatttaaaatgaacacCCATAGGAACATTCACACATTTTgcatttatcatatgatataactCAAGTACTTTCCTAATAGAAGCAGATTGAGATAAAGTCAAACACTGTTTTCAATCTATTCTTGCTTATATCCATACCTAATATTCTTTGCAGGACCTAAGTCTATCTCAAATTCAGAATTCAATATATCTTTCAAATCAAGTAAAGCATCCATATTCTTAGAAGCTATAAGCATGTCATTCATATAAATTAGTAAGTATACagaattatcattttcaattttcttaaaataaacacaatgaTTATAACTACATCTGAAAAATC
Protein-coding sequences here:
- the LOC123205927 gene encoding uncharacterized protein LOC123205927; protein product: MLRWKTLERSGWDLVNCLFETSQDVVTPVLIPSVEEKQSDWFKEVMDYMGYIEESDDDRMPIQSSDAIQSPHPTRQSIPVHSLVRSDWTPPPVTRSEHQSTHQTSMSPRQTTRRSPGVTHAASTSSTDFVRIEEMLHGFMETVEERFRHFEERQTSIETKVSDMQRMFFATTGDEDESAEVIFEVAQDDDVCPPDYCEIATECRPTETPLQPRSNTRRTLRGRIIKKGRALLSPFTDPMRPRRPREGNQQINIDFDQWYDNADNNDTALTYLHGPYKKLGWWDHICTENKWLTDE